The following coding sequences lie in one Bacteroidota bacterium genomic window:
- a CDS encoding endonuclease/exonuclease/phosphatase family protein has translation MPLRSFLTLLLLLVLAGCAGCSGPSVSLPSASGFEAEPAPTFKTAGLRLATLNTEFMFDGDGEEGGAGFDWKGDPAASQAHRARVGHLVQMLDADLVMLQEVENQRALDLLIEEQLGGLGYTGVLVNGTDTFTRQNVALLTRLPIEEAGRTNVRAPVGAMSEQTYGVSKNLWVRLTLPGGTPATLIGVHFLARPDDTSRKDRREAQAEVIRRLVVREQNAGRAVAVLGDFNDFDASVRDVRGSQPITDVMTRIRSADPADPADDLTNVMGEVPQRRRFTALYDRNGNGSVDRGELSAIDHILLGQAMYAALREVTYVHSHDPLVAPDHFPVVVTLGQVER, from the coding sequence ATGCCTCTGCGCTCGTTCCTCACCCTGCTTCTGCTCCTCGTCCTCGCCGGGTGCGCGGGGTGCTCTGGACCGTCCGTCTCGCTGCCGTCCGCCAGCGGGTTCGAGGCCGAACCGGCTCCGACATTCAAGACTGCTGGGCTGCGCCTCGCCACGCTGAACACCGAGTTCATGTTCGACGGCGACGGCGAAGAGGGCGGCGCTGGATTCGACTGGAAGGGCGATCCGGCTGCCTCGCAGGCGCACCGGGCCCGCGTCGGGCATCTCGTGCAGATGCTCGACGCCGACCTCGTGATGCTTCAGGAGGTCGAGAACCAGCGCGCGCTTGACTTGCTCATTGAGGAGCAACTCGGAGGACTCGGCTACACGGGCGTCCTCGTGAACGGCACCGACACGTTCACCCGGCAGAATGTGGCGCTGCTGACGAGGCTGCCCATCGAGGAGGCCGGGCGCACCAACGTGCGAGCGCCCGTCGGTGCGATGAGCGAGCAGACCTACGGCGTCTCGAAGAACCTCTGGGTGCGGCTCACGCTGCCCGGTGGCACGCCTGCCACGCTCATCGGCGTACACTTCCTCGCGCGCCCCGACGACACGAGCCGCAAGGACCGGCGCGAGGCGCAGGCCGAGGTCATCCGCCGCCTCGTCGTCCGCGAGCAGAACGCAGGCCGCGCCGTAGCCGTCCTCGGCGACTTCAACGACTTCGACGCCAGCGTCCGCGATGTGCGCGGCTCGCAGCCGATCACCGACGTGATGACGCGCATCCGGAGTGCCGACCCTGCCGACCCTGCCGACGACCTCACCAACGTGATGGGCGAGGTCCCGCAGCGCCGCCGCTTCACCGCGCTCTACGACCGCAACGGCAACGGCAGCGTGGACCGAGGCGAGCTGTCCGCGATCGACCACATCCTCCTCGGCCAGGCGATGTATGCCGCGCTCCGCGAAGTCACCTACGTGCACAGCCACGACCCGCTCGTCGCGCCGGACCACTTCCCGGTCGTCGTCACGCTCGGCCAGGTCGAGCGGTGA
- a CDS encoding LD-carboxypeptidase, which translates to MPLPPPLRPDSRIALVAPASPPRSPVDLAAGVAALEERGLTVEAPHLAPKGYLAASDGDRVSALNALLARDDLDALLCVRGGYGVLRLLDRVDYAAARRHPKLVIGYSDITALHLALFAHAGLPGLSGPMAAPDWPRFAESDVGRAAEAQFWAVAGGEAPIEIVGPGGEALVPVRPGEATGTLLGGNLSLVAALLGTPYLPDLSGAILFVEDIGEAPYRIDGLLARLRLAGVLDRLGGLVYGAFTGATPPSGQPSSFSVDEVLNHYAQAVSIPVARGLVYGHFPVKSTLPVGVRARLAVTGGTASLTVLDPVTGPRL; encoded by the coding sequence GTGCCTCTCCCGCCGCCGCTTCGTCCCGACAGTCGCATCGCCCTCGTGGCGCCTGCGAGTCCGCCGCGCTCGCCCGTCGACCTTGCGGCTGGTGTCGCCGCGCTCGAAGAGCGAGGGCTGACCGTTGAGGCTCCGCACCTGGCGCCGAAGGGCTACCTCGCTGCCTCCGACGGGGACCGCGTCTCGGCGCTCAACGCCCTCCTCGCCCGCGACGACCTCGACGCGCTCCTCTGCGTGCGCGGGGGCTACGGCGTCCTGCGGCTCCTCGACCGGGTCGACTACGCCGCCGCGCGCCGCCACCCGAAGCTGGTCATCGGCTACAGCGACATCACGGCGTTGCACCTCGCGCTGTTCGCCCACGCGGGCCTGCCCGGCCTCTCTGGTCCGATGGCGGCGCCCGACTGGCCCCGCTTCGCCGAGTCCGACGTAGGCCGCGCCGCCGAGGCACAGTTCTGGGCGGTCGCCGGCGGCGAAGCGCCCATCGAGATTGTGGGCCCTGGTGGCGAAGCGCTCGTCCCGGTGCGACCTGGCGAGGCCACGGGTACGCTGCTCGGGGGCAACCTGTCGCTCGTAGCGGCGCTGCTCGGCACGCCCTACCTCCCCGACCTTTCCGGCGCCATCCTCTTCGTCGAAGACATCGGCGAGGCGCCCTACCGCATCGACGGGCTGCTGGCGCGGCTCCGGCTCGCGGGCGTGCTCGACCGGCTCGGCGGCCTCGTCTACGGCGCGTTCACGGGCGCGACGCCTCCGAGTGGCCAGCCGTCGTCGTTTTCCGTGGACGAGGTGCTCAACCACTACGCGCAGGCGGTCTCGATCCCCGTCGCCCGCGGCCTCGTCTACGGCCACTTCCCCGTAAAATCCACGCTCCCGGTCGGCGTCCGCGCGCGCCTCGCCGTCACGGGGGGTACGGCCTCGCTCACAGTCCTCGATCCCGTCACCGGTCCTAGGTTGTAA
- a CDS encoding ParA family protein — protein sequence MLKVISIINNKGGVGKTTTSINLAAGLAQTQRVLLVDMDSQASASLALGIERAKLRPSIAHVLYGEVPIRRAILQTHIPRLHLITGSLDLADADLCLAEHSGRESVLRRTIEEVMDEYDVILMDCPPSTSLLSVNILVAADAFIIPLSPSYLALEGLVSLGEVVTQVRMNLGRVAPVLGVIMTMVDPNNDSHAEIEQQVRGHYGSKVFQTMIRKDDTLSDSPGLGQTIFEFAPESQGAQDYNALVGEVTERIQRYAAVFAQLNGASRAQTSGDGAPAPVSAPAP from the coding sequence ATGCTCAAGGTTATCTCCATCATCAACAACAAAGGCGGCGTCGGCAAGACGACTACGTCGATCAACCTCGCGGCGGGCCTGGCTCAGACCCAGCGCGTGCTGCTGGTCGACATGGACAGTCAGGCCTCGGCCTCGCTCGCGCTCGGGATCGAGCGCGCGAAGCTGCGTCCGTCTATCGCGCACGTCCTCTATGGGGAGGTGCCGATTCGCCGCGCCATCCTGCAGACGCACATCCCGCGCCTGCACCTCATCACGGGCTCGCTCGACCTCGCCGACGCAGACCTCTGCCTCGCCGAGCACTCCGGGCGCGAGAGCGTCCTGCGCCGTACGATCGAGGAGGTCATGGACGAGTACGACGTGATCCTGATGGATTGCCCCCCGTCCACGTCGCTGCTGTCCGTTAACATCCTCGTGGCTGCGGATGCGTTTATCATCCCGCTCTCGCCGTCCTACCTCGCCCTCGAAGGCTTGGTGAGCCTTGGCGAGGTGGTCACCCAAGTTCGCATGAATCTGGGCCGGGTAGCACCCGTGCTCGGGGTGATCATGACGATGGTGGACCCCAACAACGACAGCCACGCGGAGATTGAGCAGCAGGTGCGTGGCCACTACGGCAGCAAGGTCTTCCAGACGATGATCCGCAAGGACGATACGCTGAGCGACTCGCCCGGCCTCGGCCAGACCATCTTCGAGTTCGCACCCGAGAGCCAGGGCGCACAAGACTACAACGCGCTTGTGGGCGAGGTGACCGAGCGCATCCAGCGCTACGCCGCGGTCTTCGCCCAACTCAACGGCGCTTCGCGTGCGCAGACCTCCGGCGACGGGGCCCCCGCGCCGGTCTCCGCGCCCGCCCCCTAG
- a CDS encoding caspase family protein — translation MPFFSSPRSHTPYVEGRLCTFVTLAAILLLPLLVLTESAAAQDSLAVSKAVIGTVATSSDGPTPIGTKAAALGQVGPGRLEGEPETVTLSFDHAAVLDSTALRIDDGSLADLFVFNAAQDDTVIVAMTSEAFTPYLALGYGASTVAHGRVQRVRPIAEAAAVDGTAALRVALPADGTYTLLANAATPGESGPYRLVAQSVTAADAPTPQPIRLSDLPGSPFLDKALAPRLLESGTTVTGRLTRKDPTFSDRTPFHTWLFEGQTGDRVQVTLRSDDFDPYLILAEGTPSAPRKLAENNDGPGATDGTAVITFTLPSTGTFTIYANAAAPATGAYALTYRSGERNGMPAPTLGFAGRYPGGGDPDGRYAVLVGINDYPPGVSDLATPVYDARLMRDVLIERMGYREEDVVLLTDRQATREHVLQALGRHLGQAGPDGSVFFYYSGHGSQTYGNEATQDPEADARDETLSLWSEDGRVIDLLDDEIRILLDALPARRKLLIFDSCHSGTAARGAFATKRLDRDLDQVADAYADVSTYLTPESLPAYGLTPRAPSSDGTVSGGVLDADGLTSPYVLLSGSQEDQSSYTYTGWPESAGRGTRVSVFTYYLLDALEAYADAPDRALTFDAMMTGVRDTTESFMAQHSYAQTPHLSGPLGTLRLAEFFAR, via the coding sequence ATGCCATTCTTCTCCTCGCCGCGTTCCCATACCCCATATGTGGAGGGGCGCCTGTGCACGTTCGTGACGCTGGCTGCCATCCTGCTGCTCCCCCTGCTCGTCCTCACCGAGAGCGCTGCTGCCCAGGACTCGCTCGCCGTGTCCAAGGCCGTCATCGGCACCGTCGCTACCAGTTCCGATGGCCCCACACCGATCGGCACGAAGGCGGCTGCGCTAGGCCAGGTGGGCCCCGGCCGCCTCGAAGGGGAGCCGGAAACCGTAACGCTCTCGTTTGACCACGCCGCCGTGCTCGACTCGACCGCACTCCGCATCGACGACGGAAGCCTCGCGGACTTGTTTGTGTTCAACGCTGCGCAGGACGACACCGTGATTGTGGCGATGACTTCGGAGGCCTTCACGCCCTACCTCGCCCTCGGGTATGGCGCGAGCACGGTGGCCCACGGGCGCGTCCAGCGCGTGCGTCCGATCGCTGAGGCGGCGGCGGTGGACGGCACAGCGGCGCTGCGCGTGGCGCTCCCGGCTGATGGCACCTACACGCTCCTCGCCAACGCAGCCACCCCCGGCGAGTCAGGCCCCTATCGCCTGGTGGCGCAGTCAGTGACCGCAGCCGATGCCCCCACGCCCCAGCCGATCCGCCTGAGCGACCTACCGGGCTCGCCCTTCCTCGACAAGGCGCTTGCCCCGCGCCTCCTAGAGTCCGGCACGACCGTGACGGGCCGCCTCACCCGGAAGGACCCGACGTTCTCGGACCGGACGCCCTTCCACACGTGGCTCTTCGAGGGGCAGACCGGCGACCGGGTCCAGGTCACGCTGCGCTCGGACGACTTCGATCCGTACCTCATCCTCGCCGAGGGCACGCCGAGCGCCCCGCGCAAGCTCGCCGAGAACAACGACGGTCCGGGCGCCACCGACGGCACCGCCGTCATCACGTTCACGCTGCCCAGCACCGGCACCTTCACGATCTACGCCAATGCGGCGGCGCCCGCCACCGGAGCCTATGCGCTCACCTACAGGTCCGGCGAGCGCAACGGGATGCCTGCCCCAACCCTCGGCTTCGCCGGGCGCTACCCAGGCGGCGGTGACCCCGACGGCCGCTACGCCGTGCTCGTCGGCATCAACGACTACCCGCCGGGCGTCTCTGACCTCGCCACACCCGTCTACGACGCCCGCCTGATGCGCGACGTCCTCATCGAGCGCATGGGCTACCGCGAGGAAGACGTGGTGCTGCTGACCGACCGGCAGGCCACGCGCGAGCACGTTCTCCAGGCACTCGGGCGCCACCTCGGCCAGGCCGGGCCGGACGGCTCGGTGTTCTTCTACTACTCCGGCCACGGCTCGCAGACCTACGGCAACGAGGCCACCCAGGACCCGGAGGCGGACGCGCGCGACGAGACGCTCAGCCTATGGAGCGAGGATGGCCGCGTGATCGACCTCCTCGACGACGAGATTCGGATTCTCCTCGACGCGCTGCCCGCGCGCCGCAAGCTGCTCATCTTCGACTCCTGCCACTCGGGCACGGCCGCACGCGGCGCGTTTGCCACGAAGCGCCTCGACCGCGACCTCGACCAGGTCGCCGACGCCTACGCTGACGTGTCGACCTACCTCACGCCGGAGTCGTTGCCTGCGTATGGCCTCACGCCGCGCGCACCAAGCAGCGACGGCACGGTCTCGGGGGGCGTCCTCGACGCCGATGGCCTGACGAGCCCCTACGTGCTGCTCTCGGGCTCGCAGGAAGACCAGTCGTCCTACACCTACACGGGGTGGCCCGAGTCGGCGGGGCGCGGCACGCGTGTGAGCGTGTTCACCTACTACCTCCTCGATGCGCTCGAAGCCTACGCCGACGCACCCGACCGCGCCCTCACGTTCGACGCGATGATGACCGGCGTGCGCGACACGACGGAGTCGTTCATGGCGCAGCACAGCTACGCCCAGACGCCCCACCTCTCCGGGCCACTCGGGACCCTCCGCCTCGCCGAGTTCTTCGCCCGGTAG
- a CDS encoding ATP-dependent DNA helicase RecQ, which yields MVNDAHDALRTHWGFDAFRPGQAETIASVLNGRDALAVLPTGGGKSVCYQVPAVVLGGLTLVVSPLIALMQDQVDALRRRGIPAAALTSALSFRETEQVWTDAEFGRYRLLYVAPEQLQTERFRLRAPRLRVRLVAVDEAHCISEWGHDFRPAYRAIAEVRALTGPVPMLAVTATATPEVRRDIVTQLDLAEPHVEVRGFDRPNLLWSVYHVEDVAGKLREIAAKVPGTGLVYAGTRKSAEHWAEVLAASGIAAEAYHAGLDAKTRAAVQQRWLGGETRLIAATSAFGMGIDKPDVRFVVHTALVPTLESYYQEAGRGGRDGEPAHAVLLVGPGAASEAAMRADVSHPDAVTVQRVYAAACSLAQVPVGSQPDGPVPLALAALADAARVPRSTARAAVEALARAAVWEVHEPRPHVGFVQVRQSAEALRRYAAETPNPSLGRFVRVLLRAVHADAFTGWTDLDLRALSRRTRLPRARIDAGLRFLQEHGLIAYLGPTAGLALTFLGPRTAQADLDHAALDATRTRARRRLGYVERYAQAATCRRRFLLGYFGEAAPDRCGRCDVCLGRHRPATVTPADEPVLRALLDEAALTGTLPASDRRTQALASWLFAEGYLRAPDPLAERVEVTERGQRFLGIVSARPEAD from the coding sequence TTGGTCAACGACGCGCACGACGCGCTGCGGACGCACTGGGGGTTTGACGCGTTTCGGCCCGGCCAGGCGGAGACGATTGCGTCGGTACTCAATGGGCGCGATGCGCTCGCGGTGCTGCCGACAGGCGGCGGCAAGTCGGTGTGCTACCAGGTCCCGGCGGTCGTGCTCGGCGGGCTCACGCTCGTCGTCTCGCCGCTGATCGCGCTGATGCAGGACCAGGTCGACGCCTTGCGACGCCGAGGCATCCCCGCCGCGGCGCTGACCTCGGCGCTGTCCTTCCGCGAAACCGAGCAGGTCTGGACCGACGCCGAGTTCGGACGCTACCGGCTGCTCTACGTCGCGCCGGAGCAGCTCCAGACCGAGCGCTTCCGGCTGCGGGCGCCGCGCCTGCGTGTCCGGCTCGTGGCCGTGGACGAGGCGCACTGCATCTCCGAGTGGGGCCACGACTTCCGCCCCGCCTACCGCGCCATCGCCGAGGTGCGCGCGCTCACGGGGCCCGTGCCGATGCTCGCCGTCACCGCGACGGCCACGCCAGAGGTTCGCCGCGACATCGTGACGCAACTCGACCTGGCCGAGCCGCACGTCGAGGTGCGCGGGTTCGACCGGCCAAACCTCCTGTGGAGCGTCTACCATGTGGAGGACGTGGCCGGCAAGCTGCGCGAGATCGCGGCGAAGGTGCCAGGGACGGGGCTCGTCTACGCCGGGACCCGCAAGAGTGCCGAGCACTGGGCCGAGGTACTCGCGGCGTCGGGCATCGCCGCCGAGGCCTACCACGCAGGCCTCGACGCGAAGACGCGGGCCGCCGTGCAGCAGCGGTGGCTCGGCGGCGAGACGCGCCTCATCGCCGCCACGAGCGCCTTCGGCATGGGCATCGACAAGCCCGACGTGCGCTTTGTGGTGCACACCGCGCTCGTGCCGACGCTGGAGTCGTACTACCAGGAGGCGGGTCGCGGCGGACGCGACGGGGAGCCCGCGCATGCCGTGCTGCTCGTGGGGCCGGGCGCCGCCTCCGAGGCCGCGATGCGCGCCGACGTGAGCCACCCCGATGCCGTGACCGTACAGCGCGTCTACGCCGCCGCGTGCAGCCTCGCCCAGGTGCCCGTCGGTAGCCAGCCCGACGGGCCGGTCCCCCTCGCCCTCGCCGCGCTCGCCGACGCCGCTCGTGTGCCCCGGTCAACGGCACGGGCGGCCGTCGAGGCGCTCGCGCGTGCTGCTGTCTGGGAGGTGCACGAGCCGCGGCCCCATGTCGGCTTCGTCCAGGTGCGCCAGTCTGCGGAGGCGCTGCGCCGCTATGCCGCCGAGACTCCCAATCCGTCCCTTGGGCGCTTCGTGCGCGTGCTGCTCCGCGCCGTCCACGCCGATGCCTTCACGGGCTGGACCGACCTCGACCTGCGGGCGCTCAGCCGCCGCACCCGCCTGCCGCGCGCCCGCATCGACGCGGGGCTGCGCTTCCTTCAGGAGCACGGCCTGATCGCGTACCTCGGCCCTACTGCCGGCCTCGCCCTCACCTTTCTCGGTCCGCGCACGGCTCAGGCCGATCTCGACCACGCTGCGCTCGACGCGACCCGCACCCGCGCACGACGGCGGCTCGGCTACGTCGAGCGCTACGCCCAGGCGGCGACGTGCCGCCGCCGCTTCCTGCTCGGCTACTTCGGCGAGGCGGCACCGGACCGCTGCGGTCGCTGCGACGTGTGCCTGGGCCGCCATCGCCCCGCCACCGTCACGCCCGCCGACGAGCCCGTCCTCCGCGCCCTGCTCGACGAGGCGGCGCTCACCGGCACGCTGCCCGCGTCGGACCGCCGTACGCAGGCGCTCGCGAGCTGGCTCTTCGCCGAGGGCTACCTTCGGGCCCCAGACCCCCTCGCTGAGCGCGTGGAAGTGACGGAGCGGGGACAGCGATTTTTGGGCATCGTATCCGCGCGCCCCGAGGCGGACTGA
- the thiO gene encoding glycine oxidase ThiO, with protein MAHADTSHDVLVVGGGVVGLGVAWRLGQRGARVAVLEKGAVGRGASWAAAGMLAPVAELGFEELDLYALSRESLRRWPTFARDLEAETGQSVDYRTDGTLVVAPDRDDAAALQRSFRFQQEHGAEVRWLSRDAALDLEPFLSPRIAAAVHAPGDHQVDNRRLVEALRVAVDQHEGIVLHEGVGVRAIYPDAAQPRVVLDDGTERTARQVVLAAGAWSRGVDGLAPAEVPIRPVKGQMLSLRMDAPVAGPPFGLRHVVRAPHAYLVPKSDGRLVVGATSEEQSFDTRVTAGGLYRLLEGAWEACPGIEDLDVIETWAGLRPASRDHAPLLGDLAPGIVAATGHYRHGILLTPVTADEIAALVMARFADDAAVSDVLAPFAPGRF; from the coding sequence ATGGCCCACGCAGATACTTCTCACGACGTGCTCGTCGTCGGCGGCGGGGTCGTCGGGCTGGGCGTGGCGTGGCGGCTCGGGCAGCGCGGCGCGCGCGTGGCGGTGCTAGAGAAAGGCGCAGTCGGACGCGGCGCCTCGTGGGCGGCGGCTGGGATGCTGGCGCCCGTGGCCGAACTCGGCTTCGAGGAACTCGACCTCTACGCACTCAGCCGCGAGAGCCTCCGCCGCTGGCCGACGTTCGCCCGCGACCTCGAAGCGGAAACCGGCCAGTCCGTCGACTACCGCACGGATGGCACACTGGTCGTCGCCCCCGACCGCGACGATGCGGCGGCGCTCCAGCGCAGCTTCCGCTTCCAGCAGGAGCACGGCGCCGAGGTACGCTGGCTCTCCCGCGACGCTGCGCTCGACCTCGAACCGTTCCTCTCGCCACGCATCGCGGCGGCCGTGCATGCGCCGGGCGATCACCAGGTGGATAACCGGCGGCTCGTAGAGGCGCTCCGGGTAGCGGTCGATCAGCACGAGGGCATCGTGCTGCACGAGGGTGTCGGCGTGCGCGCGATCTACCCGGATGCCGCGCAGCCGCGCGTGGTGCTGGACGACGGCACGGAGCGGACGGCGCGCCAGGTGGTGCTCGCTGCCGGGGCATGGAGCCGCGGCGTAGACGGCCTCGCTCCAGCCGAGGTGCCGATCCGGCCGGTGAAGGGGCAGATGCTGAGCCTGCGCATGGATGCGCCCGTCGCCGGACCGCCGTTCGGGCTGCGCCACGTCGTCCGCGCCCCGCACGCCTACCTTGTCCCGAAGTCCGATGGCCGCCTCGTGGTCGGCGCTACGAGCGAGGAGCAGAGCTTCGATACGCGCGTGACGGCGGGCGGCCTCTACCGCCTCCTCGAAGGGGCCTGGGAAGCGTGCCCCGGCATCGAGGACCTCGACGTGATCGAGACGTGGGCGGGGCTGCGCCCGGCTAGCCGTGACCACGCGCCGCTACTCGGCGACCTTGCGCCCGGTATCGTTGCGGCGACTGGCCACTACCGCCACGGCATCCTGCTCACGCCCGTGACGGCCGACGAGATCGCGGCCCTCGTGATGGCACGGTTCGCCGACGACGCAGCGGTGTCCGACGTGCTCGCGCCGTTCGCGCCGGGACGGTTCTAA
- a CDS encoding SMP-30/gluconolactonase/LRE family protein, which yields MLNLLQPGTEPTVVADGLIWVEGPVWVARLGGLLVSDVKGNTMWRIAQDDGGAWSRRVFLRPSGYAGPEPPGIEHGSNGLALDAEARVVLCSHGERGVFRLDEDRWLKHPLATHADEGGQTKRLNSPNDVARHPATGALYFTDPPYGLDDPALRELTRAAVYCIDPDDGTLTVASEALYRPNGVGFTPDGKTALVACSDDHCPGWWAFPVHDDGTFGAGTLFHDAAPYLAPPQSEARATQAMPDGFTFDDDGRVWSAGPLGLHVFAADGTALGTMDLGRKVSNCAFGEDGHSLFVTATDRVYRLRTITPGPVG from the coding sequence ATGCTAAACCTGCTGCAACCTGGGACCGAGCCCACCGTCGTGGCCGACGGCCTGATCTGGGTCGAGGGGCCGGTCTGGGTCGCGCGGCTCGGCGGACTCCTCGTCTCCGACGTGAAGGGCAACACGATGTGGCGGATCGCACAGGACGATGGCGGGGCGTGGTCGCGCCGGGTGTTCCTCCGCCCGAGCGGCTATGCCGGTCCGGAGCCCCCCGGCATCGAACATGGCTCCAACGGGCTCGCCCTCGACGCCGAGGCGCGCGTGGTGCTCTGCTCTCACGGTGAGCGCGGCGTCTTCCGGCTCGATGAGGACCGCTGGCTCAAGCACCCCCTCGCCACACACGCTGACGAGGGCGGGCAGACGAAGCGCCTCAACAGCCCTAACGACGTCGCGCGCCACCCGGCGACCGGCGCGCTCTACTTCACCGACCCGCCCTATGGCCTTGACGATCCTGCCCTGCGCGAGTTGACCCGTGCCGCGGTCTACTGCATCGACCCGGACGACGGGACGCTGACGGTCGCCTCGGAGGCGCTCTACCGGCCCAACGGCGTCGGCTTCACGCCAGACGGCAAGACGGCGCTCGTGGCCTGCTCGGACGACCACTGCCCTGGCTGGTGGGCCTTCCCCGTGCACGACGACGGCACCTTCGGCGCAGGCACGCTGTTTCACGACGCCGCGCCCTACCTCGCCCCACCCCAGTCCGAGGCCCGCGCCACCCAGGCCATGCCCGACGGCTTCACGTTCGACGACGACGGGCGCGTGTGGTCGGCCGGGCCGCTCGGCCTGCATGTGTTCGCAGCCGATGGCACCGCGCTCGGCACGATGGATCTCGGACGCAAGGTGTCCAACTGCGCCTTCGGGGAGGACGGCCACAGCCTGTTCGTGACCGCGACGGACCGGGTCTACCGACTCCGCACCATCACGCCAGGCCCCGTTGGCTAG